In Oscillospiraceae bacterium, one DNA window encodes the following:
- a CDS encoding HAMP domain-containing histidine kinase, whose amino-acid sequence MRKNNRTANIAGKYFDPNLDLSVQAFNLLAFGGAAAGIVAAITSLVTGIAVNVIANLSMSALALYFVHRAGKKNNYRFYYRLTVIIVFIAAFPYMFFMGGGYHSSMPCYFVFAFVFTALMLSGIDRILAITAEFVIYAGACLIAYFRPGTVNFFANETNLAIEMISGIIVSSALLLMVILLYIRIYDNRQERLMELDKLKTEFYQDMHHEMKTPLNVISSDVQAADDMMDFSMDKNYIREKLEHAQDEIIRLARMVENSLDLAAAQVGRRHMEPVDFAALLRTNAEAFRPLLERQGNTLSVQISDSLPKLTGNRDMLLQVIYNIMGNAAKHTRNGEITVSLNRAAAGGLEAAIRDTGEGIAPEILPHVWERGVTSNGTGYGLSICKAFVEDIHGGWIRIESKPGKGTAVTFALPLYNGESKMESGE is encoded by the coding sequence ATGCGAAAGAACAATCGCACTGCGAATATCGCGGGCAAATATTTTGACCCAAATCTTGACCTCAGCGTGCAGGCATTCAATTTGCTTGCTTTCGGCGGGGCTGCGGCGGGAATTGTCGCCGCGATTACATCGCTCGTTACGGGAATCGCCGTGAATGTTATCGCCAATCTGTCAATGTCCGCGTTGGCGCTTTACTTTGTGCATAGAGCCGGAAAAAAGAACAATTATCGTTTCTATTACAGGCTCACCGTCATAATTGTGTTTATCGCGGCTTTCCCCTATATGTTTTTTATGGGGGGCGGGTATCACAGCAGCATGCCGTGTTACTTTGTTTTCGCTTTCGTTTTTACCGCCTTGATGCTGAGCGGGATTGACAGGATTCTCGCGATAACGGCCGAGTTTGTCATTTATGCCGGCGCTTGCCTGATCGCATACTTCCGGCCCGGCACCGTAAATTTTTTCGCCAACGAAACAAACCTCGCGATTGAAATGATTTCGGGCATTATCGTATCAAGTGCGCTGTTGCTGATGGTTATCCTGCTGTACATCCGCATTTATGACAACAGGCAGGAGCGACTTATGGAATTGGACAAGCTGAAAACAGAGTTTTACCAGGATATGCACCATGAGATGAAAACGCCGCTGAATGTCATTTCCAGCGACGTGCAGGCCGCCGACGATATGATGGATTTCAGCATGGATAAGAACTACATACGGGAGAAGCTGGAACACGCGCAGGATGAGATCATCCGGCTTGCCCGCATGGTCGAAAATTCCCTTGACCTCGCCGCCGCGCAGGTTGGCAGGCGCCACATGGAGCCGGTTGACTTCGCCGCCCTGCTGCGGACGAACGCGGAGGCGTTCCGTCCTCTGCTTGAAAGGCAGGGCAATACTTTGTCCGTCCAAATTTCCGACAGCCTGCCAAAGCTGACGGGTAACAGGGATATGCTTTTGCAAGTGATATACAACATCATGGGAAACGCGGCGAAACACACCCGAAACGGTGAAATAACCGTGTCGCTAAACCGGGCGGCGGCGGGTGGGCTTGAAGCCGCGATACGGGACACGGGAGAGGGCATAGCCCCAGAAATTCTGCCTCATGTATGGGAGCGCGGCGTGACATCGAACGGCACGGGCTACGGTCTTTCCATCTGCAAGGCGTTTGTGGAGGACATACACGGCGGCTGGATCCGCATAGAGAGCAAGCCGGGCAAAGGAACGGCCGTGACTTTTGCCTTACCGCTTTACAATGGAGAATCGAAAATGGAGAGTGGAGAATGA